From a single Labrenzia sp. PHM005 genomic region:
- a CDS encoding DUF2975 domain-containing protein, with amino-acid sequence MADVSVCEQSKRLKRIRIVARLVKWVATLSLFATFTVGIGLTFVFLFPEGPAWSVEETIWIGDGERALSSIPFPQRSILAVLLVVNLALVVGIIWALRSVCRHFETGDYFSPQALENVFSLGAWMISFAVFDIASDPVGIMVATLDYPEVKRVIDVSLDGGEVFTMILGALMLLFGWIFREAALLAEENRQIV; translated from the coding sequence ATGGCCGACGTATCCGTCTGTGAACAAAGCAAACGCCTGAAACGCATTCGTATCGTTGCGAGACTGGTCAAGTGGGTCGCAACCCTATCCCTTTTTGCCACCTTCACGGTTGGGATCGGCCTGACTTTTGTATTCCTTTTCCCGGAGGGACCTGCGTGGAGCGTTGAAGAAACAATCTGGATTGGCGACGGCGAAAGAGCATTGAGCTCAATTCCGTTCCCGCAGCGGTCCATTTTGGCCGTCCTTCTGGTGGTCAACCTTGCCCTCGTCGTTGGAATCATATGGGCCTTACGCTCTGTCTGCAGGCATTTTGAAACTGGGGACTACTTTTCCCCTCAGGCTTTGGAAAATGTCTTTTCGCTTGGCGCATGGATGATTTCGTTTGCGGTTTTTGATATTGCCAGTGACCCGGTCGGCATCATGGTCGCGACACTTGATTATCCGGAAGTGAAGAGAGTCATTGACGTTTCCCTCGATGGCGGCGAAGTTTTCACAATGATTCTAGGGGCGCTTATGTTGTTGTTTGGATGGATTTTTCGCGAGGCGGCCCTGCTCGCGGAAGAAAACCGGCAAATCGTCTAG
- a CDS encoding outer membrane protein yields MPNTRNWLVKPFVLCAALAVLVGGAKAADMPVAGGNDFVPMAPAGSIWAGPYLGFEAGGSQTVTDVKAGGQKKDYSRFDAAFGVFGGYNWEVSRVILGVEGAATYIGDRKKGHHPVLGTIETGSKWAVSTKARVGLPINNFMPYLSFGLAATDHSLKANGQTKNSVNIAPVFGAGLEVAMRDKWRLRADYSLSGITDSKDRYNGVEARRTAANHRLMLGISRGF; encoded by the coding sequence TTGCCAAACACTAGGAACTGGCTGGTAAAACCCTTTGTTTTGTGCGCAGCCCTGGCTGTTCTGGTCGGCGGTGCTAAGGCCGCTGACATGCCGGTTGCTGGCGGAAACGATTTTGTTCCGATGGCTCCTGCCGGATCCATTTGGGCTGGGCCGTATCTCGGTTTTGAGGCCGGGGGGTCTCAAACAGTCACGGATGTGAAAGCCGGCGGTCAAAAGAAAGACTATTCCCGTTTTGATGCCGCATTTGGCGTGTTTGGTGGCTACAACTGGGAAGTCTCACGTGTGATCTTGGGTGTTGAAGGCGCTGCCACCTACATCGGCGACCGGAAAAAGGGCCACCATCCGGTTCTTGGAACCATCGAGACGGGATCGAAATGGGCTGTTAGCACCAAGGCGCGGGTCGGTTTGCCGATCAACAACTTCATGCCGTATCTGAGCTTTGGATTGGCGGCCACAGATCATAGTTTGAAGGCCAATGGCCAAACGAAGAACTCCGTCAACATCGCTCCAGTCTTTGGTGCAGGCCTTGAGGTTGCAATGCGTGACAAGTGGCGGCTGCGCGCTGACTATTCGCTCAGCGGGATCACCGACAGCAAAGATCGGTATAACGGTGTGGAAGCCAGGCGAACCGCCGCCAACCACCGTTTGATGCTCGGCATTTCGCGGGGCTTTTAG
- a CDS encoding TRAP transporter large permease subunit: MGLEIGIEWLTLIMFGSLLVLLMAGLPLAFVTGGLACVFLFVLGDERALNIVPSRIFPLMTNYQLSAIPLFIFMASMLERAGIINDMFDVIYKVLGGVRGGLAAATIIASTVLAAMVGVIGAAVVTMGIIALPAMLKRHYDPKIAMGSIMAGGTLGILIPPSILAIIYAVVAEQSVGELFIGAVIPGLLLSGMYILYVVVSCTVSPQKGPPIPEDERIPFQEKVRLLSNMSAPIALIVIVLGVIFTGVATPVEAAGIGTFGAIIVAAIHRNLDWQTLREASLTTLKASAMVIWIMFGATIFVGLYVLEGGQQFVQGALEATGLGPWGILIIMQVVLVVLGMFLDWVGILLLCVPIFVPIIKALGAAAFGLDNPDDLVLWFGVLYLVNMQMSFLSPPFGYALFYLRGVAPPDIPMTDIFKSALPFLALQIVGLVLCMLFPGIITWLPNLVYG; the protein is encoded by the coding sequence ATGGGACTTGAAATCGGTATCGAGTGGCTCACACTCATCATGTTCGGGTCCTTGCTGGTCCTTCTCATGGCCGGCCTGCCGCTCGCCTTTGTAACGGGCGGTCTGGCTTGTGTTTTTCTATTCGTCCTTGGCGATGAGCGGGCGCTCAACATTGTGCCCTCCCGCATCTTCCCCTTGATGACCAACTACCAGCTCTCGGCCATTCCGCTGTTCATCTTCATGGCGTCGATGCTGGAACGGGCCGGCATCATCAACGACATGTTTGATGTCATCTACAAGGTGCTCGGCGGTGTGCGCGGTGGATTGGCAGCAGCCACCATTATCGCCTCCACTGTGCTTGCGGCCATGGTCGGCGTTATAGGTGCGGCCGTCGTGACCATGGGGATCATCGCCCTGCCTGCCATGTTGAAACGCCACTACGACCCGAAGATCGCCATGGGTTCGATCATGGCCGGGGGGACACTCGGCATTCTGATCCCGCCGTCCATTCTGGCAATCATTTACGCAGTTGTTGCCGAACAATCGGTCGGAGAACTCTTCATTGGCGCTGTCATCCCGGGGCTGCTGCTGTCGGGCATGTATATTCTCTATGTGGTGGTGTCTTGCACGGTCAGCCCGCAGAAAGGTCCTCCGATCCCCGAAGACGAACGCATTCCGTTTCAGGAAAAGGTACGCCTTCTGTCCAACATGTCCGCGCCGATTGCTCTGATCGTGATCGTCCTCGGCGTGATCTTCACCGGTGTCGCAACCCCTGTGGAAGCGGCCGGCATTGGCACCTTCGGCGCCATCATTGTTGCGGCCATTCACCGGAATCTGGATTGGCAAACACTGCGCGAAGCCTCCCTGACCACACTCAAGGCCTCGGCCATGGTGATCTGGATCATGTTTGGCGCGACGATATTTGTCGGGCTTTATGTCCTGGAAGGCGGCCAACAGTTCGTGCAAGGCGCACTGGAAGCGACCGGGCTCGGCCCTTGGGGCATCTTGATCATCATGCAGGTGGTTCTGGTGGTCCTCGGCATGTTCCTAGACTGGGTTGGCATTCTGTTGCTGTGCGTGCCGATTTTTGTGCCGATCATCAAGGCACTTGGTGCTGCCGCCTTTGGGCTCGATAACCCGGACGATCTCGTTCTTTGGTTCGGCGTGCTTTACTTGGTCAACATGCAGATGAGCTTTCTGTCGCCGCCCTTTGGCTATGCGCTCTTTTACCTGCGCGGCGTCGCCCCACCAGACATCCCGATGACTGATATCTTCAAATCGGCCCTGCCCTTCTTGGCGTTGCAAATCGTTGGCCTGGTTCTATGTATGCTGTTTCCAGGCATCATCACTTGGTTGCCGAACCTGGTCTACGGATAG
- a CDS encoding TRAP transporter small permease subunit, with protein MPQIDFTLPHWAYWLGLILFPLVAAALAKRPKSTERTYSLFIGYFILITGGILGLHRLYLKSLVGLIYIPIFICILYANSEGQTARSVVSDMSNAVRQAERTLDREIPRVETAEADLPGLLQKQATAEAGSLDKRRADRDVKRAQKRIEQGRERIEEAKTELQTARPAMVTAEADLTFWRNFAKYAFWLILAAMAIDAVLLPGLVRKANANLPPERPLSETELKLKELEDAERKDDSSYVSSGWTGRIDRLSLFCGEFVSYWAVIAVIVYYFEVMSRYVFGSPTNWAHEAMYLMFGMQYLIAGSYAMLTESHVRVDIFYAPLSPRRKALVDLLTSVFFFIFAGTLLVTSWIFAFDAIAVPSGNGLLSDWSRGQITTGEMLANWNLSQWTDTNIRWGEISFNEWEVPLWPMKWVMVIGGLLLVLQGISKFARDIRVLVRGA; from the coding sequence ATGCCTCAAATAGACTTTACGTTGCCGCACTGGGCCTATTGGCTTGGTTTGATCCTGTTTCCGCTGGTCGCCGCTGCACTCGCCAAACGGCCCAAATCCACAGAGCGCACCTATTCGCTGTTTATTGGCTATTTCATTCTCATAACTGGTGGGATTTTGGGCCTGCATCGGCTCTATCTGAAAAGCTTAGTTGGCCTGATCTACATCCCCATTTTCATCTGCATTCTTTATGCAAACTCTGAAGGACAGACAGCCCGTTCAGTGGTTTCGGATATGTCGAATGCAGTCCGGCAGGCCGAACGCACTTTGGATCGCGAAATACCAAGGGTCGAAACAGCCGAAGCCGACCTTCCCGGCCTACTCCAGAAACAGGCGACCGCGGAAGCGGGCAGCCTGGACAAACGCCGCGCCGACCGGGACGTGAAACGAGCTCAAAAACGGATAGAACAAGGCCGCGAGCGGATCGAAGAAGCAAAAACAGAACTCCAAACAGCCCGCCCGGCGATGGTAACAGCCGAAGCTGATCTGACTTTCTGGCGGAACTTTGCCAAATACGCCTTCTGGCTTATCCTTGCCGCGATGGCGATCGATGCTGTCTTGCTGCCCGGCCTGGTGCGAAAAGCCAACGCAAATCTGCCACCGGAACGGCCGCTCAGTGAAACCGAACTGAAACTGAAAGAATTGGAAGACGCCGAACGCAAGGACGATTCCAGTTATGTATCGAGCGGCTGGACTGGCCGGATTGACCGCCTATCACTCTTCTGCGGCGAGTTCGTCAGCTATTGGGCCGTGATCGCCGTCATCGTTTATTATTTCGAGGTCATGAGCCGTTATGTCTTCGGCAGCCCGACCAACTGGGCCCATGAAGCCATGTACCTTATGTTCGGCATGCAATATCTGATTGCCGGCTCCTATGCGATGCTGACGGAATCCCATGTCCGGGTTGATATTTTCTATGCCCCGCTGTCGCCGCGCCGAAAAGCACTCGTCGACCTTCTGACCTCCGTTTTCTTCTTCATTTTTGCCGGCACTTTGCTGGTCACCTCCTGGATTTTTGCATTTGACGCCATTGCGGTGCCATCCGGCAACGGCCTCCTGTCCGATTGGTCACGCGGCCAAATCACAACTGGCGAGATGCTTGCCAATTGGAACTTAAGCCAATGGACGGACACCAACATCCGCTGGGGTGAAATCAGCTTCAACGAGTGGGAAGTGCCACTGTGGCCGATGAAGTGGGTCATGGTGATCGGCGGCCTGCTTCTGGTGCTGCAGGGGATATCGAAATTCGCGCGGGATATCCGCGTTCTGGTGCGTGGAGCTTGA
- the dctP gene encoding TRAP transporter substrate-binding protein DctP: protein MMTQLTTRRQALRGLAGAGAVGAATLAAPHIATAQGNTTTWKIQTSWPGGAGLQIFKDWCGTIVEKTGGELAFQPFGANDVVGDFQLYDAVKNGVLDAVNPFTIYAQGIIPAATFLTSYPLGLRNPHEWDVFYYTLGGLDIARELYAAQGMKFVGPVHHGPNIIHSKVPIRSIDDFRGRKMRLPGGMVAEVFTEIGAETTVLPGSEIFPALEKGTIDVADYVGPAVNYALGFSQVTDYISMGPPGFMSLYQPVDLMDITVGMESWDKLSPQMQQFVEMETHVYSDLHHASIQKADQDAWAKFEADGTEITRLSQDDVELMTEIAVPIWFSYANRDKDSARIFKIQLDYMMSGSLGYVTPDLIEGMELKL from the coding sequence ATGATGACTCAGCTTACGACACGCAGACAGGCCCTGCGGGGTCTCGCAGGCGCAGGTGCTGTTGGAGCAGCGACACTTGCCGCTCCGCACATTGCCACCGCACAGGGAAATACCACCACCTGGAAGATCCAGACTTCTTGGCCCGGCGGCGCCGGCCTTCAGATCTTCAAGGACTGGTGCGGTACCATCGTTGAAAAAACAGGCGGAGAACTGGCCTTCCAGCCGTTCGGAGCCAATGACGTTGTTGGGGATTTCCAGCTCTATGACGCAGTGAAAAATGGTGTTCTGGACGCAGTGAATCCCTTCACCATTTACGCGCAGGGCATCATCCCCGCCGCGACATTCCTGACCAGTTATCCGCTGGGCCTTCGTAATCCGCATGAATGGGATGTGTTCTATTACACCCTTGGCGGCCTTGATATTGCCCGGGAGCTTTATGCGGCACAGGGCATGAAATTCGTCGGTCCCGTGCACCACGGCCCAAACATCATCCACTCCAAGGTCCCAATCCGCTCCATTGACGATTTCCGCGGCCGGAAAATGCGCCTTCCCGGCGGTATGGTCGCCGAGGTCTTCACAGAGATTGGCGCAGAAACCACGGTGCTCCCAGGCTCCGAGATCTTCCCGGCGTTGGAAAAAGGTACCATCGACGTTGCCGACTATGTCGGTCCAGCGGTCAATTACGCCCTCGGCTTCAGCCAGGTCACCGACTATATCTCCATGGGCCCTCCAGGCTTCATGTCGTTGTATCAGCCGGTTGACCTTATGGACATCACGGTCGGCATGGAATCCTGGGACAAACTCAGCCCGCAGATGCAGCAGTTTGTCGAAATGGAAACTCACGTCTATTCCGACCTGCACCATGCATCGATCCAGAAAGCTGACCAGGATGCCTGGGCGAAGTTCGAAGCCGATGGCACCGAAATCACCCGCCTCAGCCAGGACGATGTGGAATTGATGACTGAGATCGCTGTGCCGATCTGGTTCAGCTATGCCAACCGTGACAAGGACAGCGCCCGGATCTTCAAGATCCAGCTCGATTACATGATGTCCGGATCGCTTGGGTATGTCACGCCGGACCTCATCGAAGGCATGGAACTCAAGCTTTAG
- a CDS encoding haloacid dehalogenase type II has translation MAYAAYVFDAYGTLFDVHAAVRKHAAKLGPDAQRLSSLWREKQLEYSWVRALMGQYKDFWELTQQGLDTAFELVPSADKSLKDDLLNAYWTLDCYPEVPQVLTDLKATGAKIAILSNGSPDMLEAAAKASGLTDLFDEIFSVDSLRTFKTDPQTYEMVTTHFRIYPEEVSFQSSNRWDVAGATAFGFRTVWMNRTGQPDEYKDLSPKAVLADLTGLSALV, from the coding sequence ATGGCGTATGCCGCTTATGTCTTCGATGCTTACGGTACCTTGTTTGATGTTCACGCCGCCGTGCGCAAGCATGCCGCCAAACTTGGTCCTGATGCACAGCGGTTGTCATCGCTTTGGCGCGAGAAACAACTGGAATATTCCTGGGTCCGGGCCTTGATGGGTCAATACAAGGACTTTTGGGAACTGACACAACAAGGTCTGGATACGGCTTTCGAACTTGTGCCGTCAGCCGACAAGTCATTAAAAGACGACTTGTTGAATGCCTATTGGACGCTGGATTGTTATCCGGAAGTCCCCCAGGTACTGACCGATCTGAAAGCCACGGGTGCCAAGATTGCAATTCTCTCCAACGGTTCTCCGGACATGCTGGAGGCGGCTGCCAAAGCGTCAGGCCTGACGGATCTCTTCGACGAGATCTTCTCGGTTGATAGCCTCAGGACTTTTAAGACCGATCCGCAAACCTATGAAATGGTGACCACACACTTCCGGATCTACCCGGAAGAAGTCTCGTTTCAATCGTCCAACCGCTGGGACGTTGCCGGCGCAACCGCTTTCGGGTTCCGGACCGTTTGGATGAACAGGACCGGGCAGCCGGATGAGTATAAGGACCTGTCTCCCAAAGCGGTACTTGCGGATCTGACTGGCCTGTCTGCGTTGGTTTAG
- a CDS encoding VOC family protein, with the protein MEQRISMITLIVPDVAAARTFFETGLGWTVNAAPSPAVVFFQIPGGVFALYDRNALEDEIAHPVSDAPFGATTLAWNASEKEEVDTMFAQAVAAGAKPVKQPERAFWGGYSSYVEVPGGHLLEIAHNPFWTIEDDGSVTLPAA; encoded by the coding sequence ATGGAACAACGTATTTCTATGATCACATTAATTGTGCCGGATGTTGCTGCCGCACGGACATTTTTCGAAACTGGACTTGGCTGGACCGTTAATGCCGCCCCCTCCCCGGCGGTAGTGTTTTTTCAAATTCCGGGCGGTGTGTTTGCGCTCTATGACCGCAACGCGCTGGAAGACGAAATTGCCCACCCGGTGAGTGACGCCCCTTTTGGGGCCACAACACTTGCTTGGAATGCGAGCGAAAAAGAAGAGGTCGACACGATGTTTGCGCAGGCCGTTGCGGCCGGGGCAAAACCAGTTAAACAACCGGAACGGGCTTTTTGGGGCGGTTATTCCTCCTATGTCGAGGTTCCAGGTGGCCATCTTCTGGAAATTGCGCACAATCCGTTTTGGACAATTGAAGATGATGGTTCGGTGACACTGCCAGCCGCATGA
- a CDS encoding branched-chain amino acid aminotransferase, protein MSGWSDTWTWINGTWHEGNPPIMGPRTHASWLGSSVFDGARFFDGVMPDIDLHCQRVNDSAEALAMKPTMKVGEMVELTREGCAKFGSDRQIYVKPMYWTEGDGPGVIVGDPNSTRFCLCLFDAPMSPKDAAASITLSPFRRPTMECMPVNAKAGCLYPNNARAMLEAKGRGFDNAVVRDMLGNVAELTSANVFMAKDGKVHTPVPNGTFLNGITRQRVIQLLRSAGYDVFERTLGYDEFLEADEIFSTGNYNKVSPINRIEERDLQPGPIAARARELYWDFSHA, encoded by the coding sequence ATGAGCGGTTGGAGCGACACCTGGACCTGGATAAACGGGACTTGGCATGAGGGCAATCCACCGATCATGGGCCCGCGCACGCATGCTTCCTGGCTGGGATCAAGTGTATTCGATGGCGCTCGCTTCTTCGACGGTGTCATGCCGGATATTGATCTGCATTGCCAACGTGTCAACGATTCTGCAGAAGCACTTGCGATGAAGCCAACCATGAAGGTTGGCGAGATGGTCGAACTCACGCGCGAAGGGTGTGCGAAGTTCGGCAGCGACCGGCAGATCTATGTAAAGCCGATGTATTGGACGGAAGGCGATGGCCCAGGCGTGATCGTGGGTGATCCCAACAGCACACGGTTTTGCCTGTGTCTGTTTGATGCCCCAATGTCTCCAAAAGACGCTGCCGCCAGCATCACATTGTCGCCCTTCCGCCGTCCGACGATGGAATGTATGCCGGTGAATGCCAAGGCAGGTTGCCTTTATCCCAACAATGCCCGCGCCATGCTGGAGGCCAAGGGCAGGGGTTTCGACAATGCAGTTGTCCGGGACATGCTCGGCAATGTCGCTGAACTCACGTCCGCCAATGTTTTTATGGCCAAAGACGGCAAGGTTCATACACCGGTACCGAACGGAACATTCCTGAACGGCATCACTCGCCAGCGGGTGATCCAGTTGCTGCGCTCTGCCGGTTATGACGTGTTTGAGCGCACACTTGGGTATGACGAGTTCCTGGAAGCCGATGAGATTTTCTCGACGGGCAACTACAACAAGGTATCTCCGATCAATCGTATTGAAGAGCGCGACCTTCAGCCAGGACCGATCGCTGCGCGCGCCCGCGAGCTTTATTGGGATTTCTCCCACGCATAA